A single genomic interval of Helianthus annuus cultivar XRQ/B chromosome 13, HanXRQr2.0-SUNRISE, whole genome shotgun sequence harbors:
- the LOC110900548 gene encoding proline-rich protein 36-like: protein MSSSKSRVSDTIDPMAIVSDDEIATDPEVFTSDTTSDDDDDFQPFALLDFGDDIPLADGFPDGDLLLVPIPAPFPLVAFPLEDLPLDAMSDDDIDLFIEGPPEGARDDGAPVDDDVVIPLAEIPVDDVVVVPLDKIPVTDVIVVSLVEIPVDEISSDCSGPDSFESVSSTTLHALGLQRYPTDPDSDTTMSAAPVFPHDFDLEHEIEFVPDEQPFEAPVDPDKIPTDIELAPADPEPMIAPKPIPAHDPLPEHDPATVDIPIIAPPLPYPVPAPVDRAPFAAQIDPRYAFTHNGWIEDEDGLPPFVRPVTPPPAPLHAPIDISQFHPHVSDTHRTNLPITFLQDIPPPRPGEGPSSQQPSHIPSMSAADPFMPQFTHTAPFASTPTGKPLIWFPPNTMLVSDPYHPSHYSGYTRDDLLLSL from the coding sequence atgtccTCCTCTAAGAGTAGAGTATCTGATACAATAGACCCTATGGCCATAGTTTCGGATGATGAGATAGCCACAGATCCTGAGGTTTTCACCTCTGACACTACGAgtgacgatgatgatgactttCAACCTTTTGCTTTGCTGGATTTTGGCGACGATATACCGCTAGCTGATGGTTTTCCTGACGGGGATCTACTTCTTGTTCCGATCCCTGCTCCTTTTCCTCTTGTTGCATTTCCTCTCGAGGATCTGCCTCTTGATGCAATGTCTGACGACGACATCGATCTTTTTATTGAGGGTCCCCCTGAGGGTGCCCGGGATGATGGAGCTCCAGTTGATGATGATGTTGTCATCCCACTTGCAGAGATTCCAGTCGATGATGTTGTTGTCGTTCCACTTGACAAGATTCCAGTCACCGATGTCATTGTTGTTTCGCTTGTCGAGATTCCTGTCGATGAGATTTCATCTGACTGTTCTGGTCCTGATTCATTCGAGTCTGTGTCATCTACTACTTTACATGCACTGGGATTGCAGCGATATCCAACCGATCCTGACTCTGACACAACTATGTCTGCCGCACCTGTCTTTCCACATGACTTTGACCTTGAGCATGAGATTGAGTTTGTCCCTGATGAGCAGCCTTTTGAGGCACCTGTCGATCCTGACAAGATACCCACTGATATTGAGTTAGCCCCAGCTGACCCTGAGCCTATGATTGCACCTAAGCCCATACCTGCTCACGACCCTCTGCCTGAGCATGACCCTGCAACCGTTGACATTCCAATTATTGCACCACCTTTACCTTATCCGGTCCCTGCACCTGTTGACCGTGCTCCTTTTGCTGCCCAGATTGATCCCAGATATGCATTTACCCACAATGGGTGGATCGAGGACGAGGATGGCTTGCCTCCTTTTGTTAGACCTGTTACTCCCCCACCTGCACCTCTACATGCACCCATTGATATCTCCCAGTTTCACCCACATGTGTCTGACACACACCGCACAAACTTGCCGATCACATTCCTTCAGGATATCCCTccaccccgtccaggggaaggtcCATCAAGTCAGCAGCCCAGTCATATACCTTCTATGTCAGCAGCCGATCCTTTCATGCCACAATTTACACACACTGCTCCTTTTGCTTCTACACCCACGGGCAAACCACTTATTTGGTTTCCGCCCAACACGATGCTTGTATCTGATCCATACCATCCCTCACATTACTCAGGTTACACAAGGGATGATTTGCTTTTGTCGTTATAG